A genome region from Lactobacillus sp. ESL0791 includes the following:
- a CDS encoding ArgE/DapE family deacylase: MEKEQALKILTDLIAIKSDNDHESKVADYLTDLFAGYPVKIERVTYAPGRDNLVVTMGDHGPLLGFSGHEDVVSSGDAANWTYPPFQATIHDGKIYGRGTCDMKSGLAAMVVAMLDLLNSGKKLPGRLRLLASVGEETGEYGAAQLTKEGYADDLDGLIIGESSNFNVRVTHKGIIDYYVTSKGVCVHSSTPEAGKNAIMPLVAFAQKAQKLMDSHQKKDPILGSLTHVISQIQGGTQINSVPDNAWLSGNIRTTPLYPNKQIMHELEGIIAELNQQGAELSIRYSFPEVPLPSQAETSLAKFASQVVKDELHRESNFVAGTGATDASEYIQADNDFPIIILGPAPEETAHQPNENIPVADYLAGCELYQKLAWRFWKEYKEK; encoded by the coding sequence ATGGAAAAAGAACAGGCTTTAAAGATTTTAACTGATTTGATTGCAATTAAGTCGGACAATGATCATGAAAGCAAAGTGGCGGATTATCTAACAGATTTGTTTGCGGGTTACCCGGTCAAAATTGAGCGTGTAACCTATGCACCGGGGCGTGATAACCTGGTTGTGACGATGGGCGATCATGGCCCTTTGCTTGGTTTTTCCGGACATGAAGACGTGGTTAGCAGCGGGGATGCCGCTAACTGGACTTACCCGCCTTTTCAGGCAACAATTCATGACGGCAAAATTTATGGCCGCGGCACCTGCGACATGAAGTCGGGTTTAGCAGCAATGGTGGTGGCAATGCTTGATTTGCTCAATAGCGGCAAAAAATTGCCGGGCCGCTTGCGACTGCTGGCCTCGGTCGGCGAGGAAACCGGCGAATACGGTGCTGCCCAGTTAACCAAGGAGGGCTATGCCGATGACTTGGATGGTTTAATAATTGGGGAGTCGTCTAATTTTAATGTGCGTGTTACCCACAAGGGCATCATTGATTATTATGTCACTTCTAAGGGTGTGTGCGTGCATTCGTCGACACCAGAAGCGGGTAAAAATGCAATTATGCCGCTTGTCGCCTTTGCGCAAAAAGCACAAAAATTAATGGACAGTCACCAGAAAAAGGATCCGATTCTGGGATCGTTAACTCATGTGATTAGTCAGATTCAAGGAGGCACGCAGATTAATTCTGTTCCCGATAATGCGTGGCTGTCTGGGAATATCCGGACAACGCCGCTTTACCCTAACAAGCAGATTATGCATGAACTGGAAGGCATCATCGCCGAACTTAATCAGCAAGGGGCAGAGTTATCAATTCGTTATAGTTTTCCGGAAGTACCGCTGCCAAGTCAGGCGGAAACAAGCTTGGCAAAGTTTGCCAGCCAGGTTGTTAAGGATGAGCTTCACCGTGAAAGCAACTTTGTTGCCGGAACGGGGGCAACAGATGCTTCCGAATATATTCAGGCAGATAACGATTTTCCAATTATAATTTTGGGACCTGCTCCAGAGGAGACCGCTCACCAGCCAAATGAAAATATTCCGGTGGCCGATTATTTAGCGGGCTGTGAATTATATCAGAAATTGGCATGGCGCTTCTGGAAAGAATACAAGGAAAAATAA
- a CDS encoding amino acid ABC transporter ATP-binding protein has protein sequence MTKDAPIIATEHLQKNFGHNEVLKDINAEVKDGQVICLIGPSGAGKSTFLRCLNLLDQPTAGKVLFEGKELTALSEDQLNNLREKMGMVFQQFNLFPHMSVLENLKLAPMKVKNLPDEEAEGKAVALLDQVGLADKADAYPASLSGGQQQRVAIARALAMDPEVMLFDEPTSALDPEMVGEVLKVMQDLAQKGMTMVVVTHEMGFAKNVADQVWFMADGYIQEKATPQEFFAQPKTARAQEFLAKVLEA, from the coding sequence ATGACTAAAGATGCACCGATTATTGCCACTGAGCATTTACAAAAGAATTTTGGTCACAATGAGGTCTTAAAAGACATCAATGCAGAGGTTAAAGATGGCCAGGTAATTTGTCTGATTGGCCCGTCTGGTGCCGGCAAAAGTACTTTTTTACGCTGCTTGAACCTGCTGGATCAGCCGACTGCGGGGAAAGTTTTATTCGAAGGCAAAGAATTGACCGCCTTAAGTGAGGACCAACTGAACAATTTACGTGAAAAAATGGGTATGGTCTTTCAGCAGTTTAACCTCTTTCCGCACATGAGTGTCCTTGAAAATTTGAAGTTGGCGCCGATGAAAGTCAAAAACTTGCCCGATGAGGAAGCAGAAGGTAAGGCCGTTGCACTGTTAGACCAGGTTGGACTTGCCGATAAGGCAGATGCTTATCCCGCTAGCCTCTCTGGCGGTCAGCAGCAGCGGGTGGCCATCGCCCGTGCGTTAGCGATGGATCCCGAAGTAATGCTTTTTGACGAGCCAACATCTGCACTTGATCCAGAAATGGTCGGTGAAGTATTGAAAGTAATGCAGGATCTGGCTCAAAAGGGGATGACAATGGTGGTGGTCACCCATGAGATGGGCTTTGCCAAGAATGTGGCTGATCAGGTGTGGTTTATGGCCGATGGTTATATTCAGGAAAAGGCTACACCGCAGGAGTTTTTTGCTCAGCCCAAGACAGCACGGGCCCAAGAATTTTTAGCTAAGGTATTAGAGGCGTAA
- a CDS encoding metal ABC transporter permease, which produces MFAYGFMRNAFLASTFIAITCGTVGVYVVARQFSFLAHTLSEIGFAGAAFAVWLGIAPLWGMLLFTLLGSISVGELSMHSDQKESSISAISALFVGLGVLFLAISGTNSNYATNILFGSIIGVDTQGVIQLVVLSVIVLIMILAIQRPLNFDSFDHIGALAHGLKTGIVGVIFLITLAMSVSIGAQIVGSLLVFILLTLPPATANYIGRTIPAMIGWSVFFALVGVWIGLYLGFVTNLPVTFFIAVIEVVIYLVTYFVHMAKHRL; this is translated from the coding sequence ATGTTTGCATACGGATTTATGCGTAATGCTTTCTTGGCTAGCACATTTATTGCGATTACTTGTGGAACGGTTGGAGTCTACGTGGTTGCCCGCCAGTTCAGTTTTTTGGCGCACACCTTGTCGGAAATCGGCTTTGCTGGTGCGGCCTTTGCTGTTTGGCTGGGAATTGCCCCCTTGTGGGGGATGCTGCTGTTTACGCTTCTGGGGTCAATCAGTGTTGGCGAACTGTCGATGCACAGCGATCAAAAGGAATCATCGATCAGTGCGATTTCTGCCTTATTTGTGGGGCTGGGAGTTTTATTTTTAGCAATTTCGGGGACAAACAGCAATTATGCGACCAATATTTTATTTGGCAGCATTATTGGGGTTGATACCCAGGGAGTCATTCAACTGGTTGTCTTGTCGGTGATTGTTTTAATTATGATTTTGGCGATTCAGCGGCCGCTCAACTTTGATTCGTTTGACCACATCGGTGCTCTTGCTCACGGTCTTAAGACGGGAATTGTCGGCGTGATTTTCTTGATCACTTTGGCGATGTCGGTTTCAATTGGGGCGCAGATTGTCGGCTCACTGTTGGTCTTTATCTTGCTGACATTGCCGCCGGCAACGGCGAATTATATCGGTCGCACAATTCCGGCGATGATCGGCTGGTCCGTCTTCTTTGCCCTGGTTGGTGTCTGGATTGGCCTGTACTTGGGCTTTGTGACAAATTTACCCGTAACATTTTTCATTGCGGTGATTGAGGTTGTGATTTACTTAGTCACATATTTTGTTCACATGGCTAAACATAGATTATAA
- the pepF gene encoding oligoendopeptidase F — MAIPKRADVPEELTWDLTRVFKTDQDWENEFTQVKKEIEQLTTIKNAFTASGKNLYKGLTQILAVNRRFEKLYVYATMSSDVDSGNAHYLGYTAQAQSLGSKLEAVTSFIAPAILHIPEEKLAAFRQEEPRLKNYDHLLDEITRKRPHTLSTQEEKIVAVASDAMGVSENTFNVLTNSDMEYGYVQNDDGEMVQLSDGLYSLLIQSQKREVRKDAFDALYATYGQFENTLASTLSGVVKAHNFDAQVHHYKSARDAALSNNDVPTVVYDTLLEEVNHHLDLLHRYVALRKKILGIKDLQMWDMYVPLTGKPALSYSFTTAKKEAKKALAPLGEDYLKHVDYIFNNRVIDVVESQNKVTGAYSGGAYDTDPYELLNWENNLDSLYTLVHETGHSVHSWYTRHTQPYVYGDYPIFVAEIASTTNENILTEYFLDHVTDPKTRAFVLNHYLDSFKGTLFRQTQFAEFEQYVHEEDAKGEPLTADRLNQFYGDLNQRYYGDSVEPGGDIAKEWARIPHFYYNFYVYQYATGFAAATALANNVVHGTPAQRDAYINYLKSGSSAYPVDIMKRAGVDMTKPDYLETAFATFADRLDELEKLIEK, encoded by the coding sequence ATGGCTATTCCAAAAAGAGCGGACGTTCCAGAAGAGTTAACCTGGGACCTAACCCGTGTTTTTAAAACTGATCAGGACTGGGAAAACGAATTTACCCAAGTAAAAAAAGAGATTGAACAACTAACCACTATCAAAAATGCTTTTACCGCATCCGGCAAAAATTTATACAAAGGACTGACACAAATTCTAGCCGTTAACCGCCGCTTCGAAAAGCTCTATGTCTATGCGACTATGTCCAGCGATGTCGATTCCGGCAACGCCCATTATTTAGGCTACACTGCCCAAGCACAAAGTCTTGGCAGCAAATTAGAAGCAGTAACTTCCTTTATCGCTCCGGCAATTTTACACATCCCTGAAGAAAAGCTGGCGGCCTTCAGGCAGGAGGAACCGCGGCTAAAGAACTACGACCATTTGCTTGACGAAATCACACGAAAACGGCCGCACACCTTATCCACACAGGAAGAAAAAATCGTTGCCGTGGCTAGCGACGCAATGGGGGTATCCGAAAACACCTTCAACGTGTTGACTAACTCAGACATGGAATACGGTTACGTGCAAAATGATGACGGCGAGATGGTTCAGTTATCGGATGGTCTCTATTCCCTCCTCATTCAATCACAAAAGCGAGAGGTTCGTAAAGATGCCTTTGATGCCTTGTATGCCACCTACGGACAATTTGAAAACACTCTTGCTTCCACCCTGTCCGGCGTCGTCAAAGCACATAACTTTGACGCCCAGGTGCATCATTATAAATCAGCTCGTGACGCCGCTTTAAGCAATAATGATGTGCCAACGGTTGTTTATGACACGCTGCTTGAAGAAGTCAACCATCATCTCGACCTGCTTCACCGCTACGTTGCCTTGCGGAAAAAGATTTTGGGGATAAAAGACCTGCAAATGTGGGACATGTACGTACCGTTAACGGGCAAGCCGGCACTCAGCTATAGCTTTACAACCGCCAAAAAAGAAGCCAAAAAGGCTCTGGCACCTCTTGGCGAAGATTATCTCAAGCACGTTGATTACATCTTTAACAACCGCGTCATCGATGTGGTTGAATCGCAAAACAAGGTCACGGGGGCCTATTCCGGCGGGGCCTACGACACTGACCCCTATGAGCTGCTGAACTGGGAAAACAATCTCGACTCGCTTTACACCCTGGTTCATGAAACCGGCCATTCGGTTCACAGCTGGTATACACGGCATACACAGCCATATGTTTATGGTGACTACCCGATCTTTGTTGCCGAAATCGCCTCAACAACCAACGAAAACATTTTAACCGAATACTTCCTGGATCATGTGACCGATCCGAAGACCCGCGCCTTTGTCTTAAACCACTACCTTGATTCCTTCAAGGGAACGCTTTTTCGGCAAACCCAGTTTGCTGAATTTGAGCAATACGTTCACGAGGAAGATGCAAAAGGCGAGCCGCTGACTGCCGACCGCTTAAACCAATTTTACGGTGACTTAAACCAGCGTTATTACGGTGACAGTGTGGAGCCGGGCGGTGATATTGCCAAAGAATGGGCCCGCATCCCGCACTTTTACTACAACTTCTATGTCTACCAGTATGCCACCGGCTTCGCTGCCGCGACTGCTTTAGCCAACAACGTTGTCCACGGAACACCGGCGCAAAGGGATGCCTACATCAACTATCTCAAATCCGGATCAAGTGCATACCCTGTTGACATCATGAAAAGGGCGGGCGTTGATATGACCAAACCAGATTATCTTGAAACGGCCTTTGCCACTTTTGCCGACCGCTTAGACGAATTAGAAAAGCTAATCGAAAAATAA
- a CDS encoding ABC transporter substrate-binding protein/permease, whose protein sequence is MNKELKWFKKILAMFAALLLLVGCVNNVAEAAQTPKTTDNYLQKVKQKGEIVMGTSPDFPPYEFIKNINGKSHVVGMDIEVGKKIAHDMGVKLVVKTMDFDSLLVALETGKVDMVISGMDATPKRAQSVAFSHGYYKSGQDLLIRTADASKYHDYHSFAGKTIGAQTGSLQANLIKEQAKKTTLKTMDKDSDLILGLQTKKFDAVAVDTATAAAFAKNTTGIKAIPSGFKIDSGGSAVAFHKGAQSLVNAANKSIAEIKAKDLINKKYLPKAGKYLESGKSKAAVKASNSMWAYKDFFVAGVLYTLFISAISVFFGFLLGMLLAFMRLSHNKVAHSIATAYIEFIRGTPLMVQLLFIYFGLGVIVNIPALLSGIIAVSLNSAAYVAEVIRSGINSIAEGQTEAARSLGMSRTKTMRYVIMPQAMKNIWPALGNEFVSLIKESSIVSVIGVKDLIYQSRIVQADTYRGVMPLVITMILYFIITFSLSSLMKIVERKMNHD, encoded by the coding sequence ATGAACAAAGAATTGAAATGGTTTAAGAAAATTTTGGCAATGTTTGCGGCACTGCTTTTGCTGGTTGGTTGTGTAAACAATGTTGCAGAAGCTGCCCAAACACCCAAAACAACAGACAATTATTTACAAAAAGTTAAGCAAAAAGGTGAAATTGTCATGGGTACCAGCCCGGATTTTCCGCCTTACGAATTTATCAAGAATATTAACGGCAAATCACACGTTGTGGGAATGGATATCGAGGTCGGTAAGAAGATTGCTCATGACATGGGTGTCAAGCTGGTAGTGAAAACAATGGATTTTGATTCCCTGCTGGTTGCCCTCGAAACCGGTAAAGTCGACATGGTTATTTCCGGCATGGATGCGACCCCCAAACGGGCACAAAGTGTTGCCTTCAGCCACGGCTATTACAAGAGTGGTCAGGACCTGCTGATCAGGACAGCAGATGCCAGCAAGTACCATGATTACCATTCTTTTGCTGGTAAAACCATCGGAGCCCAGACAGGTAGTCTGCAGGCGAATCTGATTAAGGAGCAGGCGAAAAAGACCACGTTGAAAACGATGGATAAAGACAGTGACCTGATTTTGGGACTGCAGACGAAGAAGTTTGATGCGGTTGCGGTTGATACGGCGACGGCTGCCGCCTTTGCCAAAAATACAACGGGCATCAAGGCAATCCCTTCAGGCTTCAAAATTGATTCTGGCGGTTCGGCTGTTGCTTTTCATAAAGGCGCACAGAGCTTAGTGAATGCGGCCAACAAGTCAATTGCAGAAATTAAAGCCAAAGATTTGATTAATAAAAAATACCTGCCTAAAGCTGGTAAATATCTAGAATCTGGCAAATCCAAGGCGGCTGTCAAGGCCTCGAATTCAATGTGGGCCTACAAGGACTTCTTTGTTGCTGGCGTGTTATACACATTATTTATTTCGGCAATTTCCGTTTTCTTCGGCTTCTTGCTGGGAATGCTTTTAGCCTTTATGCGTCTGAGCCACAATAAGGTTGCCCACTCAATTGCTACCGCCTATATTGAATTTATCCGGGGTACGCCGCTGATGGTGCAATTGCTGTTTATCTACTTTGGCTTAGGTGTCATTGTTAATATTCCGGCGCTGTTATCGGGAATCATTGCTGTTTCGCTTAATTCGGCTGCTTATGTTGCTGAGGTCATCCGGTCGGGCATTAATTCGATTGCCGAAGGGCAGACAGAAGCGGCACGGTCTTTGGGAATGTCGCGGACGAAAACGATGCGCTACGTAATCATGCCGCAGGCAATGAAAAATATTTGGCCGGCTCTTGGTAATGAATTTGTTTCGCTGATTAAGGAAAGTTCGATTGTTTCGGTTATCGGGGTCAAAGATTTGATTTACCAGTCACGGATTGTTCAGGCTGACACCTACCGTGGAGTCATGCCACTGGTAATCACGATGATTTTGTACTTTATTATTACGTTTAGCTTGTCCAGTTTGATGAAAATAGTTGAGAGGAAGATGAATCATGACTAA
- a CDS encoding SLAP domain-containing protein, producing the protein MKKQKIEELVTALALAASVVVPAAAASQVQVQASSINDIAKQDSFGGVTDAQQMLEQEGIKYNSFAANNITYRNGAPEGVVIHETATPGATARNEAIYFNREWMNISSYVHAFVDKTGVIQMTSPDYGVWGAGPEANNRFIQVELCEENNEADFAKGVNNDAIYVAQLLHHYNLTPINATHNGQGTIWSHNAVSKFLGGTNHTDPDGYFAKWGYSMDEFCDLVQYYYDSQGGTNTGNTNTPGSNPADTPTAPTTPTTPTTPTTPTTPTTPTTPTESTLPKPVGTKTLIHNAVVYDENGQATDAAMKKSGTKLTIYGDKKIDGRKYLQIGLNQYIVASNANGTSRYVKHNAYIYNSKGYRVGYRKLYRGSNVKTYGGGVKIAGKKYYQIAVNQFVKKGNF; encoded by the coding sequence ATGAAAAAACAAAAAATAGAAGAATTAGTCACGGCACTGGCATTAGCGGCCAGTGTGGTGGTCCCGGCAGCTGCTGCCAGTCAGGTTCAAGTTCAGGCCAGCAGCATTAACGACATAGCCAAGCAGGATAGCTTTGGCGGTGTGACTGATGCCCAGCAAATGCTGGAGCAGGAGGGTATTAAGTACAATTCCTTTGCTGCCAACAACATCACATACCGCAATGGTGCGCCCGAAGGTGTGGTTATTCATGAAACGGCGACTCCGGGTGCAACTGCTCGTAATGAGGCGATTTATTTCAACCGCGAGTGGATGAACATTTCTAGCTATGTTCACGCTTTTGTTGATAAAACCGGTGTTATTCAGATGACGTCGCCGGATTATGGTGTCTGGGGTGCGGGCCCGGAGGCTAACAACCGTTTCATTCAGGTGGAATTGTGTGAGGAAAATAACGAGGCCGATTTTGCCAAGGGTGTCAACAACGATGCGATTTATGTTGCCCAGCTGCTGCATCACTACAATCTTACGCCCATTAATGCAACACATAACGGTCAGGGAACAATTTGGTCGCACAATGCGGTTAGCAAGTTTTTAGGCGGTACTAATCATACCGATCCCGACGGCTACTTTGCTAAATGGGGTTATTCGATGGATGAATTTTGTGACCTTGTTCAGTATTATTATGATTCACAAGGCGGCACAAATACGGGGAATACTAATACGCCCGGCAGTAATCCAGCTGACACGCCGACAGCGCCAACCACACCTACTACACCTACTACACCAACCACACCAACGACTCCAACAACGCCGACGACACCAACTGAGTCGACGCTGCCTAAACCGGTTGGTACCAAGACGCTGATTCATAATGCCGTGGTTTATGATGAAAACGGCCAAGCAACGGATGCAGCAATGAAGAAATCTGGCACCAAGTTGACGATTTACGGTGACAAGAAGATTGATGGTAGAAAGTACCTGCAGATTGGCCTTAACCAATATATTGTGGCCAGCAACGCCAACGGCACATCGCGTTACGTGAAGCATAATGCCTACATTTATAACAGCAAGGGTTACCGGGTTGGTTACCGCAAACTTTATCGGGGCAGTAACGTTAAGACTTATGGTGGCGGCGTGAAGATTGCGGGTAAAAAGTATTATCAGATAGCCGTTAATCAGTTTGTCAAAAAGGGTAATTTTTAA
- a CDS encoding metal ABC transporter ATP-binding protein: MGNILEVNHLTMKFDKKIVFQDLNFSLKRGSMTALLGPNGTGKTTLISILMKLLTPTSGSFHFSSDVRLGYVPQFRNIDAEYPLSIGAFVGLNAPVIKTNKIKKAIDHQLEETNLLTIKNTRMGEASGGQKQRAYLAQALLDNPNMIILDEATASLDPMAKDELMKLIRHLNEKHQITVLFVTHDLPLAQNYMKDYLYLDHGTIKQGKMAQFEGAYE; this comes from the coding sequence ATGGGCAATATTTTAGAAGTAAATCATTTAACGATGAAATTCGATAAAAAAATAGTTTTTCAAGATTTAAATTTTAGTTTAAAACGTGGCTCCATGACAGCACTTTTAGGCCCAAATGGCACGGGAAAAACGACCTTGATTAGTATTTTAATGAAACTGCTGACGCCAACGAGCGGCAGCTTTCATTTTTCTTCCGATGTTCGTTTGGGTTATGTTCCGCAGTTTAGAAATATTGATGCGGAATACCCCCTTTCAATCGGTGCTTTTGTTGGCTTGAATGCGCCGGTCATTAAGACGAATAAGATTAAAAAGGCGATTGATCACCAATTGGAAGAAACTAATTTGCTGACAATCAAAAACACGCGGATGGGTGAAGCTTCCGGTGGGCAAAAGCAGCGGGCGTATTTGGCTCAGGCGCTCCTCGATAATCCCAATATGATTATTTTAGACGAGGCGACAGCCAGCTTGGATCCCATGGCCAAAGATGAATTGATGAAGCTGATCAGGCATCTGAATGAAAAACATCAGATTACAGTTTTGTTTGTTACCCATGATTTGCCGCTCGCTCAGAACTACATGAAGGATTATCTTTACCTAGATCACGGCACGATTAAGCAGGGAAAAATGGCACAATTTGAGGGGGCTTATGAATAA
- a CDS encoding metal ABC transporter solute-binding protein, Zn/Mn family produces the protein MMKSFGKVKQLLTVFALLGMVMLLLGACSQKPKKSGKIAIVTTTNVYSDIAQNVVGKYGKADALIRNGAIDPHDFEPKTSDAKELSNADIVVANGLGYDSWMNQLASAVDKKPVFVGEDLLGLQKGANPHIWYDLDMPVKYVNYLVKRLSKLDPKHASYYHQNGQNYLRKVAHIKQIAAKIDGQNSKPVYASEPVFDYALAQAHLKVGNQNFELAIQNDTDPSPEMVQEMTEKIKKREIAFFVNNSQASSATVNNFIKLAKQHGVPVISVRETIPDNTTYLEWMNSNYQKLARVAEK, from the coding sequence TTGATGAAAAGTTTTGGCAAAGTAAAACAATTATTGACGGTTTTCGCTTTACTAGGAATGGTTATGCTGCTTCTGGGGGCTTGTTCGCAAAAGCCTAAGAAAAGCGGTAAAATAGCAATTGTGACGACAACCAACGTTTATTCCGATATTGCGCAAAATGTTGTGGGCAAGTATGGTAAAGCTGACGCGTTGATCAGAAATGGCGCAATTGATCCCCATGATTTTGAGCCTAAAACGAGTGATGCCAAGGAATTATCCAATGCAGATATTGTCGTTGCCAACGGTTTGGGTTATGACAGCTGGATGAACCAGTTGGCTTCGGCTGTTGATAAGAAGCCGGTGTTTGTTGGTGAAGATCTGTTGGGGTTGCAGAAGGGTGCTAATCCGCATATCTGGTATGATTTGGATATGCCGGTAAAGTATGTTAATTATCTGGTTAAGCGTTTGTCTAAATTGGATCCTAAGCATGCGTCCTATTACCATCAAAACGGCCAAAATTATTTGCGTAAAGTTGCACACATTAAGCAGATAGCAGCAAAAATTGACGGGCAAAATAGTAAGCCTGTTTATGCTAGTGAACCGGTGTTTGATTATGCCCTGGCCCAGGCCCACCTGAAAGTCGGCAACCAGAATTTTGAGCTGGCGATTCAGAATGACACAGATCCAAGCCCGGAGATGGTGCAGGAAATGACGGAAAAAATCAAGAAGCGCGAAATTGCCTTCTTTGTCAATAATTCCCAAGCTTCGAGTGCGACTGTCAACAATTTTATTAAATTAGCAAAACAACATGGCGTTCCGGTGATTTCGGTTCGGGAAACAATCCCCGATAATACAACTTACCTTGAGTGGATGAACAGTAATTACCAAAAATTAGCGCGCGTTGCTGAAAAATAA
- a CDS encoding lactate oxidase, with product MTTYYNGFPQSDRDEEIKMVNLDELEERAKKVMTEGAYYYIASGSENEWTWRNNTTAFNHFQIVPRALTDMDNPQTDTEFMGLKLKTPVMIAPIACHGIAHKDAEVATQKGAAAAGALFSSSTYGNKSVEDIAAAAPGAPRLFQLYLSKDWEFNKMVFDAVKKAGYAGIILTVDALVSGYREANIRTNFAFPVPLDFFTRYQGGKGEGQTVAEMYASSAQKIGPEDVRKIKEMSGLPVIVKGVMCAEDAYIALGAGADGIYVTNHGGREVDSGPATIDMLPEIAQAVNHRVPIIFDSGVRRGSHVFKALALGADLVGIGRPYLYGLALGGPKGVKSVIDQLNDELKIDMQLTGCKTIEDIKHARLTHINYTADDLKSNTDPSRIKPYPVTKDNQEKDSGNDAVSGASQA from the coding sequence ATGACAACTTATTATAATGGATTTCCCCAAAGTGATCGTGACGAAGAGATTAAGATGGTTAATCTCGATGAACTTGAGGAACGTGCAAAAAAGGTTATGACCGAAGGGGCATATTACTACATCGCATCCGGTTCAGAAAATGAATGGACATGGCGCAACAACACCACTGCTTTCAACCATTTTCAAATTGTGCCGCGGGCACTGACCGACATGGATAATCCGCAGACGGATACCGAATTTATGGGTTTGAAATTAAAGACCCCAGTGATGATCGCTCCGATTGCCTGCCACGGAATTGCGCATAAGGATGCCGAGGTAGCCACCCAGAAGGGTGCCGCTGCCGCTGGTGCACTTTTCTCATCCAGTACTTATGGCAACAAGAGCGTTGAGGACATTGCCGCAGCAGCACCGGGTGCGCCACGCCTTTTCCAGCTTTATTTAAGTAAGGACTGGGAATTTAACAAGATGGTCTTTGATGCCGTTAAAAAAGCCGGTTATGCAGGTATTATCTTGACAGTCGATGCCTTAGTATCAGGCTATCGTGAAGCTAACATTAGAACCAATTTTGCTTTTCCAGTGCCGCTAGACTTCTTTACCCGTTACCAAGGCGGTAAGGGTGAAGGCCAAACCGTTGCCGAGATGTATGCTTCATCCGCACAAAAGATTGGTCCCGAGGATGTCCGTAAAATTAAGGAAATGTCTGGTCTGCCAGTCATTGTCAAGGGTGTAATGTGCGCTGAAGATGCTTATATTGCTCTTGGCGCCGGTGCTGATGGGATTTACGTAACCAACCATGGTGGCCGTGAGGTTGATTCTGGACCAGCAACGATTGACATGCTGCCGGAAATTGCCCAGGCAGTTAACCACCGTGTGCCGATTATCTTTGATTCCGGCGTCCGCCGCGGTTCTCACGTTTTCAAGGCTTTGGCATTGGGCGCTGACCTTGTCGGCATCGGCCGTCCTTACCTTTACGGCTTAGCACTTGGCGGTCCTAAGGGCGTGAAATCGGTTATTGATCAATTGAATGATGAATTAAAGATTGACATGCAATTAACCGGCTGCAAGACTATCGAGGACATCAAGCATGCCCGCTTGACCCATATTAACTATACTGCTGATGATTTGAAGTCCAATACTGATCCTTCAAGAATTAAGCCTTATCCTGTGACTAAGGATAATCAAGAAAAAGACAGCGGCAATGATGCCGTTTCTGGTGCTTCCCAAGCTTAA